CCGGCTGGAGCGTGGCTTCGATGGCGACGCTTTTCCTGCCTTCGGGGACGCCCTGCCCTGCGAACACGTCGAACACGCGCGCGGCGACGATGGCCTGCTTGTCTGCGCCCTTCACCGCGCGCTCCAGCTCGCCGGCAGCGAGATCGTCCGGCACCAAGAAGGCGAAATCGCGCTTCACCGGCTGCAGCGCGGGCGGAGCATAAGGCGCGCGGGCGAAGCCGGGCGCTTTCTTCGGCGCAGGGATCGCATCGAGAAACAGCTCGGCAACCACGACCGGCCCGTCGATGTCGAACGCTTCCAGCGTGCGCGGGTGCAGCGCGCCAAACCGGGCGAGCACGGCTTTCGGGCCGAGGCGGAGCGTGCCGGACTGGCCCGGATGGAACTGCGCGCCCGCCTCGCCCATCACTTGCAGGCGGTCGACCGGCGCACCGGCGACTTCGAGCAATCGCTCGGCCATGCCCTTGGCATCGTAGGCATCGAAGGGCGCGGCCTTGCCGCTGTCCCAGCCGCGCGGCGTCTTCTCGCCCGCAAGCAGGACGGCCAGCGTCTCGCGCTCGTCGCTCGTACCGTCAGCGCCCCGGAAATAGCGGCGGCCGAGTTCGAACACGCGCACACCGGCAGCCCCGCGGTCGCGGTTGCGCTTGGCAGCGCCCAGCAGGCCCGGGATGAGCGAGGGCCGCATGACCTTGAGGTCTTCGCTAATCGGGTTCTCCAGCGCCCACAGCGGCGCGTCGCCTTGCGCGAAATGCGCGGCCTCCGCTTCGGGCAGGAACGACCAGGTGATCGCCTCGTGCAGGCCCGCCGCGGCAGCCGCGCGGCGCATCTTGCGGGCGCGAAGTTGCTCGCGCGTGGCGGTGGGTTTGGCAACCCCTTCGACGCGCGGCAAGGGCGTGCTCTCGACCTTGTCGAGCCCGTGGATGCGCACGACTTCCTCGACCAGGTCGGCGGCGCCTTCGACATCGTGACGGCGCAAGGGCACGCTGACGCTCCAGTCGGGCGCCACGTCGAAATCGAGCGCGGCGAGGATGCGGCGCTGTTCGCCTTCGGCAATCTCGACACCTCCCAGCGTCCGGGCCAGCTGCGGATCATAGGCCACCGTCATCCGCTCGGCCGGTGGCGAACCGGCGCGCACCACCTCGGTCGGCTGGCCGCCGCAGGTCTTCACGATCAGGTCGGTCAGCAGCGCAAGGCCATCGTCGAGGAAAGCCGGATCGACACCACGCTCGAACCGCGTGCGGGCATCGCTGGCAAGGCCGAGCTTGCGGCCCGTCACGCCAATGGCTTCGGGATCGAAATAGGCGATCTCGAGCAGCAGGTCTGTGGTGCCTTCGGTCGCGCCCGAATGTTCCCCGCCCATGATACCGGCGATGTCGTGCACGCCATTGTCATCGGCGATCACGGTCATGGTGTCATCGAGCGTGTAGGTCTTCTCGTTGAGCGCCTCGACCGTCTCACCATCGTGCGCGCGGCGCGCGACGACAGCGCCCGACAGTTTCGCAAGGTCGTAGACATGGGCCGGGCGGCCGAAGGCGAGCATCAGGTAATTGGTCGCATCGACCAGCGGCGAGATCACGCGCTGGCCGGCCGCAAGCAGGCGGCGCTGCATCCATTCCGGGCTGGAGCCGGTGTTGTCGACGCCGCGGATGACACGG
This sequence is a window from Alteriqipengyuania flavescens. Protein-coding genes within it:
- the pheT gene encoding phenylalanine--tRNA ligase subunit beta, whose translation is MKFSLEWLKHFLDTEAGVTEIAAALNAIGHEVEGIDDPADKLAGFRVAEVLTAGPHPDADKLQVLSVDTGEGDPLQVVCGAPNARAGMKGVLGLPGAVVPANGMELRKSKIRGVESNGMMCSVRELELGDEHDGIIELPADAPVGTSFADYHAASPVLDVAITPNRPDCMGVMGIARDLAAAGLGTYKAVEVPSIAGEGACPVEIRIDDPQGCPAFYGRVIRGVDNTGSSPEWMQRRLLAAGQRVISPLVDATNYLMLAFGRPAHVYDLAKLSGAVVARRAHDGETVEALNEKTYTLDDTMTVIADDNGVHDIAGIMGGEHSGATEGTTDLLLEIAYFDPEAIGVTGRKLGLASDARTRFERGVDPAFLDDGLALLTDLIVKTCGGQPTEVVRAGSPPAERMTVAYDPQLARTLGGVEIAEGEQRRILAALDFDVAPDWSVSVPLRRHDVEGAADLVEEVVRIHGLDKVESTPLPRVEGVAKPTATREQLRARKMRRAAAAAGLHEAITWSFLPEAEAAHFAQGDAPLWALENPISEDLKVMRPSLIPGLLGAAKRNRDRGAAGVRVFELGRRYFRGADGTSDERETLAVLLAGEKTPRGWDSGKAAPFDAYDAKGMAERLLEVAGAPVDRLQVMGEAGAQFHPGQSGTLRLGPKAVLARFGALHPRTLEAFDIDGPVVVAELFLDAIPAPKKAPGFARAPYAPPALQPVKRDFAFLVPDDLAAGELERAVKGADKQAIVAARVFDVFAGQGVPEGRKSVAIEATLQPGEKSFTDAELKAVSDKVVAAAAKLGAELRG